One window of the Salvia miltiorrhiza cultivar Shanhuang (shh) chromosome 6, IMPLAD_Smil_shh, whole genome shotgun sequence genome contains the following:
- the LOC130990383 gene encoding 60S ribosomal protein L7-2-like, producing the protein MAEKGGQIVPESVLKKQKRAEEWALVKRQEVGALKEKKAANRKLIFNRAKDYAKQYAEQERELIQLKREARLKGGFYVNPEAKLLFIIRIRGINAMHPTTKKILQLLRLRQIFNGVFLKVNKATVNMLHRVEPYVTFGYPNLKSVRELIYKRGYGKVNKQRIALTDNSIIEQTLGKHGIICIEDLIHEILTVGPHFKEANNFLWPFQLSAPLGGLQRKRNHYVEGGDAGNREDYINELIRRMN; encoded by the exons ATGGCTGAGAAGGGAGGACAAATTGTTCCTGAGTCTGTTTTAAAGAAACAGAAGAGAGCCGAGGAATGGGCCTTGGTCAAAAGGCAGGAGGTTGGAGCTCTCAAGGAAAAGAAGGCTGCAAACAGGAAGCTGATCTTCAACAGAGCTAAGGACTATGcgaagcagtatgccgagcAG GAGAGGGAGCTCATTCAATTGAAGCGTGAGGCGAGGTTGAAAGGAGGATTCTATGTTAACCCGGAAGCAAAGTTGCTGTTCATCATTCGCATTCGTGG TATCAATGCAATGCACCCAACAACAAAGAAGATCTTGCAGCTGCTGCGTCTACGACAG ATTTTTAATGGAGTGTTCCTAAAAGTTAACAAGGCAACAGTGAATATGCTGCACCGGGTTGAGCCATACGTTACTTTTGG GTACCCAAACTTGAAGAGCGTTAGAGAATTGATATACAAGAGGGGCTATGGCAAGGTCAACAAGCAACGGATTGCTTTAACAGACAACTCGATCATTGAACAG ACTCTTGGCAAACACGGCATTATCTGCATTGAAGATCTTATTCACGAGATCCTGACTGTTGGGCCCCACTTCAAGGAGGCTAACAacttcctctggccattccaaCTATCAGCACCCTTGGGTGGACTCCAGAGGAAGAGGAACCACTATGTTGAAGGCGGAGATGCTGGAAACCGTGAAGACTACATAAATGAGCTCATTAGAAGAATGAACTAG
- the LOC130990382 gene encoding LEAF RUST 10 DISEASE-RESISTANCE LOCUS RECEPTOR-LIKE PROTEIN KINASE-like 1.2 gives MYNPIVILLSIILLTKSTFSVEHCDQTQSCNGLTIKRPFWIPDLQKPGCGSTGFNVTCNENRPLIRINDADFIIIDIFYENASFLLAQSRALNPDAACVAPDRNFSVVGSPFAYGPATTDLFFLYNCTNPYDRETYDVGCASNATGRYSFAVFHLELLEHWNYSARSCRSPVNAAVEADDVGRLVNMTYAEILKKGFVLQWNGNDCDGCHSGSRLNFGLKISIGIGGAMITLIMCLIFSIYHHKYKKHHATNSSLPSSSNYPSMSKDLEKAGVHIFHYNELEQATDHFNPKRELGDGGYGAVFKGKLKDGRDVAVKRLYEHHYRRIDQFINEVEIVTKLRHKNLVTLYGCTACHSRELLLVYEYVPHGTLADHLHGQRPDTLPWRVRLNIALETAGALEYLHSLGIVHRDVKSSNVLIDNGFCPKIADFGLSRLLPADATHVSTGPQGTPGYVDPEYNECYRLTEKSDVYSFGVVLVELISSKPAIDLSRKREEINLSSMAVKKIEDKEVVELVDPHLGFESDDEVRRMILRVAVLAFRCLQIGRELRPNMQDVVNVLKEIQSKDCITDVMDIPADYAQMLEDE, from the exons ATGTATAATCCCATAGTTATCCTACTCTCAATTATTCTGCTAACCAAATCAACATTCTCAGTTGAACATTGTGATCAAACTCAATCTTGTAATGGGCTGACAATAAAACGCCCATTCTGGATTCCCGATCTACAAAAACCGGGGTGTGGGTCGACCGGGTTCAACGTCACCTGCAACGAGAACCGGCCGTTGATCCGGATCAACGACGCTGATTTCATCATCATAGACATATTCTACGAGAACGCCTCTTTCTTGCTAGCTCAGTCTCGGGCGTTGAACCCCGACGCTGCTTGCGTGGCCCCCGACCGCAATTTCAGCGTGGTCGGGAGCCCGTTTGCCTACGGGCCCGCCACGACGGACCTCTTCTTCTTGTACAACTGCACGAACCCATACGATAGGGAGACGTACGATGTGGGTTGCGCTAGCAACGCCACGGGGCGTTACTCCTTCGCGGTCTTCCATCTTGAACTTCTCGAGCACTGGAACTACTCGGCTCGGTCGTGCCGGTCCCCGGTTAACGCGGCCGTGGAGGCCGATGACGTTGGGCGGCTTGTGAACATGACGTATGCTGAGATTTTGAAGAAGGGATTTGTTCTGCAATGGAATGGAAACGATTGCGATGGCTGTCATAGTG GCAGCAGATTGAATTTTGGGCTCAAGATTAGCATAG GAATAGGAGGAGCAATGATTACACTAATTATGTGTCTAATTTTCTCAATCTATCATCATAAATACAAAAAGCACCATGCTACTAATTCATCTCTACCATCTTCCTCGAATTATCCTTCCATGTCGAAAGATCTAGAGAAGGCCGGGGTCCACATTTTCCACTACAACGAACTCGAACAAGCCACAGACCATTTCAACCCTAAGAGGGAGCTCGGAGACGGCGGCTATGGCGCCGTCTTCAAGGGCAAGCTCAAAGACGGCCGCGACGTGGCCGTCAAGCGCCTCTACGAGCACCACTACCGGAGAATCGACCAGTTCATAAACGAGGTTGAGATTGTGACTAAATTGAGACACAAAAACCTAGTGACCCTCTATGGGTGCACCGCGTGCCACTCGAGGGAGCTCCTACTCGTCTACGAGTACGTTCCTCATGGCACGCTGGCCGACCACCTCCACGGGCAACGTCCTGACACATTGCCCTGGAGGGTTAGGTTAAATATAGCCCTGGAGACCGCGGGGGCACTCGAGTATCTCCATTCCTTGGGCATCGTGCATAGAGATGTCAAAAGCAGTAATGTgctcatagacaacggtttttgcCCTAAAATCGCGGATTTCGGGCTCTCCCGCCTCCTCCCCGCGGATGCGACACACGTCTCCACGGGCCCGCAGGGAACCCCGGGGTATGTGGACCCCGAGTACAACGAGTGCTACCGGCTTACTGAGAAGAGCGATGTTTATAGCTTCGGAGTGGTGCTGGTGGAGCTCATATCGTCTAAGCCGGCGATAGATTTGAGTAGGAAACGAGAGGAGATAAACTTGTCAAGCATGGCTGTGAAGAAGATAGAAGATAAAGAGGTGGTTGAGCTAGTAGATCCACATCTAGGGTTTGAATCGGATGATGAGGTGAGAAGGATGATTCTGAGAGTTGCGGTGTTGGCGTTTCGATGCCTGCAAATTGGGAGGGAATTGAGGCCAAATATGCAAGATGTTGTCAATGTTTTGAAGGAAATTCAAAGCAAGGATTGCATCACAGATGTAATGGATATTCCTGCAGATTATGCACAAATGTTGGAAGATGAGTAG